In Streptomyces sp. NBC_01381, a genomic segment contains:
- a CDS encoding TlyA family RNA methyltransferase, whose translation MAGVARRRLDAELVRRKLARSREHASQLIAAGRVTVDKNTATKPATQVETAAAIVVAADESDPDYVSRGGHKLAGALAAFGPQGLVVEGRRALDAGASTGGFTDVLLRAGASGVVAVDVGYGQLAWSLQSDDRVTVKDRTNVRELTLELIDGVPVDLVVGDLSFIPLGLVLPALVRCAAPDADLVLMVKPQFEVGKERLGSGGVVRSTELRADAVRTVARQAWGLGLGVRGVTASPLPGPSGNVEYFLWLRAGAPELDPADVDRAVAEGPR comes from the coding sequence GTGGCAGGAGTGGCACGCCGCCGCCTCGACGCCGAGCTGGTCCGTCGCAAGCTGGCGCGCTCGCGCGAGCACGCAAGCCAGCTGATCGCCGCAGGGCGGGTGACCGTCGACAAGAACACCGCGACGAAGCCCGCGACGCAGGTGGAGACCGCCGCAGCCATCGTGGTCGCGGCCGACGAGAGCGACCCCGACTACGTCTCGCGCGGCGGCCACAAGCTGGCGGGCGCGCTCGCCGCGTTCGGGCCGCAGGGGCTTGTCGTCGAGGGGCGGCGCGCGCTGGACGCGGGCGCTTCGACCGGCGGCTTCACCGATGTGCTGCTGCGCGCCGGTGCCTCCGGTGTCGTCGCCGTGGACGTCGGATACGGACAGCTCGCCTGGTCGCTGCAGAGCGACGACCGGGTCACCGTCAAGGACCGTACGAACGTACGTGAGTTGACGCTGGAACTCATCGACGGCGTCCCCGTCGACCTGGTCGTCGGCGACCTCTCCTTCATCCCGCTCGGGCTCGTGCTGCCCGCGCTCGTGCGGTGCGCCGCCCCCGACGCCGACCTGGTCCTCATGGTCAAGCCGCAGTTCGAGGTCGGCAAGGAGCGCCTGGGCAGCGGCGGTGTGGTGCGCAGCACGGAGCTGCGGGCCGACGCGGTGCGGACGGTGGCGCGGCAGGCGTGGGGGCTCGGGCTCGGTGTACGTGGCGTGACTGCGAGCCCCCTGCCCGGCCCTTCCGGAAATGTCGAGTACTTTCTGTGGCTGCGTGCCGGGGCGCCCGAACTGGACCCGGCGGACGTTGACCGTGCCGTGGCGGAGGGGCCCCGTTGA
- a CDS encoding NAD kinase produces the protein MTQTRARTVFLLAHTGRPAAIRSAELVVQGLLRSGLGVRVLEAEAADLPLPPDVETVKEATAECIDDCELIVVLGGDGTLLRGAEFARASGVPMLGVNLGRVGFLAEAERDDLDKVVDRVVTKAYEVEERMTIDVVVHRNGDVVHRDWALNEAAVQKMSAERMLEVVLEIDGRPVTGFGCDGIVCATPTGSTAYAFSAGGPVVWPEVEALLMVPISAHALFAKPLVTSPDSVLAVEVQQHTPHGVLWCDGRRTVELPAGARVEVRRGGVPVRLARLHHASFTDRLVAKFALPVSGWRGAPH, from the coding sequence GTGACCCAGACCCGAGCTCGTACTGTTTTCCTGCTCGCGCACACCGGGCGGCCCGCGGCCATCCGCAGTGCCGAACTCGTCGTCCAGGGGCTGCTGCGCAGCGGCCTGGGCGTACGGGTCCTTGAGGCGGAGGCGGCCGATCTGCCGCTGCCGCCCGATGTCGAGACGGTCAAGGAGGCCACGGCCGAGTGCATCGACGACTGTGAGCTGATCGTCGTGCTCGGCGGCGACGGAACCTTGCTGCGCGGCGCCGAGTTCGCGCGCGCCTCCGGGGTGCCGATGCTCGGCGTGAACCTGGGCCGGGTCGGCTTTCTCGCCGAGGCCGAGCGCGACGACCTCGACAAGGTGGTCGACCGGGTCGTCACCAAGGCGTACGAGGTCGAGGAGCGGATGACCATCGACGTCGTCGTGCACCGCAACGGCGATGTCGTGCACCGCGACTGGGCGCTCAACGAGGCCGCCGTGCAGAAGATGTCGGCCGAGCGGATGCTCGAGGTCGTGCTCGAGATCGACGGCCGCCCCGTCACCGGCTTCGGCTGCGACGGCATTGTGTGTGCCACCCCGACGGGGTCCACCGCGTATGCCTTCTCGGCGGGCGGGCCCGTGGTGTGGCCGGAGGTGGAGGCGCTTCTCATGGTGCCGATCAGCGCGCACGCCCTGTTCGCGAAGCCCCTTGTGACCTCGCCGGACTCGGTGCTCGCCGTCGAGGTCCAGCAGCACACGCCGCACGGGGTGCTGTGGTGCGACGGGCGGCGGACCGTGGAACTGCCCGCGGGGGCGCGGGTCGAGGTGCGCAGGGGAGGGGTGCCGGTGCGGTTGGCGCGGCTGCACCATGCGTCCTTTACGGACCGGCTTGTGGCGAAGTTTGCGCTGCCGGTTTCTGGGTGGCGTGGGGCGCCTCACTAG
- a CDS encoding FtsX-like permease family protein has protein sequence MRTGLALAALRAHRPAFVGTAVAALFAATVVSASTMMLGTTGTEGLSARARDQIAENGVGDMAVVLLIGSIYMSIFVVASTMGTAVAQQHRELAMVRSIGARPRQVRRAVAAQALAASIPAALAGFVLGGFVARWWHAGMVDHGLLPAEAAFRFSWVALPVCLGVAVVTTTLAALLSALRFSLLRPARALSEAATGRRGLGVLRAPLGVTAVAGACVIAVLLSRQPADEAGEGAFLVLILFCVGAGLLGPRIIGPAAWLVSALVGRFGPSARLAMLNVRSQPRRFSAAVVPLVLVVGFGLTKIGMHTTAQHHTGSAGSTGEVWLDYVGTGLYAGFAAIAAANTLAMISFERRRDVALLRVVGSQRAQVRAMAAWEAVVVAGTALLLGTAIALGTLAPILSTAFGSSMPYLPWGVPTGIATGTLLLTLLATGLPVRAVMRRQAISVVGSA, from the coding sequence ATGAGAACGGGACTCGCACTGGCGGCGCTGCGCGCGCACCGCCCGGCCTTCGTGGGCACGGCGGTGGCCGCGCTCTTCGCGGCGACCGTGGTGAGCGCATCGACGATGATGCTCGGCACCACCGGCACGGAGGGGCTCTCCGCACGGGCCCGCGATCAGATCGCCGAGAACGGCGTCGGCGACATGGCCGTCGTACTCCTCATCGGTTCGATCTACATGTCGATATTCGTGGTCGCGTCGACGATGGGCACGGCCGTGGCGCAACAGCACCGCGAGCTGGCCATGGTGCGCTCCATCGGTGCCAGACCCCGGCAGGTCCGCCGCGCGGTGGCCGCGCAGGCCCTCGCCGCGTCGATCCCCGCTGCCCTCGCCGGCTTCGTCCTGGGTGGCTTCGTCGCCCGCTGGTGGCATGCGGGGATGGTCGACCACGGGCTGCTCCCCGCGGAGGCGGCCTTCCGCTTCAGCTGGGTCGCCCTGCCGGTGTGCCTCGGCGTGGCCGTGGTGACGACGACGCTCGCCGCGCTCCTTTCGGCCCTGCGGTTCTCGCTGCTGCGCCCGGCCCGCGCCCTGAGCGAGGCGGCGACCGGGCGGCGCGGCCTCGGCGTGCTGCGGGCGCCGCTCGGCGTGACAGCGGTCGCGGGGGCGTGCGTCATCGCGGTGCTCCTGTCCCGGCAGCCAGCGGACGAGGCGGGCGAGGGCGCGTTCCTCGTCCTGATCCTCTTCTGCGTCGGCGCCGGACTGCTCGGCCCGCGCATCATCGGGCCCGCGGCCTGGCTGGTCTCGGCGCTGGTCGGCCGGTTCGGCCCGAGCGCGCGCCTCGCCATGCTCAACGTCCGCTCGCAGCCCCGCCGTTTCTCCGCCGCGGTGGTGCCGCTCGTCCTGGTCGTGGGCTTCGGCCTCACCAAGATCGGCATGCACACCACGGCCCAGCACCACACGGGCTCGGCGGGCAGCACGGGCGAGGTCTGGCTCGACTATGTGGGCACGGGGCTGTACGCGGGCTTCGCCGCGATCGCCGCGGCGAACACCCTCGCCATGATCTCCTTCGAGCGCCGCCGCGACGTCGCACTGCTGCGGGTGGTCGGCAGCCAGCGGGCCCAGGTGCGGGCCATGGCTGCCTGGGAGGCGGTGGTCGTGGCGGGGACCGCGCTGCTGCTCGGCACAGCCATCGCACTCGGCACACTGGCGCCGATCCTCAGCACGGCGTTCGGCTCATCGATGCCCTACCTTCCGTGGGGCGTACCGACGGGGATAGCTACGGGCACCCTGCTCCTGACGCTCCTGGCGACGGGCCTTCCGGTACGTGCGGTGATGCGGAGGCAGGCGATATCCGTGGTCGGCTCGGCGTGA
- the recN gene encoding DNA repair protein RecN: MRIRSLGVIDDAVVELSPGFTAVTGETGAGKTMVVTSLGLLLGGRADPALVRIGAKAAVVEGRITVPDGASAAVRAEEAGAELDEGALLISRTVSAEGRSRAHLGGRSVPVGLLSELADDLVAVHGQTDQQGLLKPARQRGALDRYAGDAVTVPLAKYTAAYRRLRAVTTEVDEITTRARERAQEADLLRFGLDEVAGVEPRAGEDVELAAEAERLGHAEALASAATAAHAALAGNPEDPEGVDATTLVAGAHRALEAVRSHDAALAALAERIGEIGILLGDVAGELAGYADDLDADPLRLAAVEERRAALTQLTRKYGADIDAVLAWAEEGAARLTELESDDDRLEELTAERDALRGELAGLAQALTDARQEAASRFAAAVTEELASLAMPHARVTIDITATEVPEGADGVPVDGRLVAYGPTGVDEVELLLAPHPGAPPRPIAKGASGGELSRVMLAVEVVFAGTDPVPTYLFDEVDAGVGGKAAVEIGRRLARLAKSAQVVVVTHLPQVAAFADRQLLVEKTNDGSVTRSGVLVLEGEDRVRELSRMLAGQEDSETARAHAEELLATARGDG, encoded by the coding sequence ATGCGGATACGGTCGCTCGGAGTCATCGACGACGCGGTCGTCGAGCTGTCACCGGGTTTCACCGCCGTGACCGGTGAGACCGGTGCGGGCAAGACGATGGTGGTCACGAGCCTCGGCCTGCTGCTCGGCGGGCGCGCGGATCCCGCCTTGGTGCGGATCGGCGCCAAGGCGGCGGTCGTCGAGGGCCGGATCACCGTGCCCGACGGCGCATCGGCGGCCGTGCGCGCGGAGGAGGCGGGGGCCGAACTAGACGAGGGCGCGCTGTTGATCAGCCGTACCGTCTCGGCGGAGGGGCGCTCACGGGCGCACCTCGGAGGCCGTTCGGTGCCGGTGGGTCTGCTGTCCGAACTGGCGGACGACCTCGTCGCGGTGCACGGTCAGACGGATCAGCAGGGGCTGCTCAAGCCGGCCCGGCAGCGCGGCGCGCTCGACCGGTACGCGGGCGACGCGGTCACCGTGCCGCTGGCCAAGTACACGGCGGCGTACCGAAGGCTGCGGGCCGTGACGACCGAGGTCGACGAGATCACCACGCGCGCGCGGGAACGCGCCCAGGAGGCGGATCTGCTGCGCTTCGGCCTCGACGAGGTCGCGGGCGTCGAGCCGCGTGCGGGCGAGGACGTCGAACTGGCCGCGGAGGCCGAGCGGCTCGGCCACGCCGAGGCGCTCGCGTCCGCCGCCACGGCTGCCCACGCCGCGCTCGCGGGCAACCCCGAGGACCCGGAGGGCGTCGACGCCACGACGCTGGTGGCGGGCGCGCACCGGGCCCTGGAGGCGGTGCGTTCCCACGACGCCGCCCTCGCCGCGCTGGCCGAGCGGATCGGCGAGATCGGGATTCTGCTGGGCGATGTGGCGGGCGAACTGGCCGGTTACGCCGATGACCTCGACGCCGATCCGCTGCGGCTCGCGGCGGTGGAGGAGCGGCGTGCCGCGCTGACTCAGCTGACCCGGAAGTACGGCGCCGACATCGACGCCGTACTTGCCTGGGCCGAGGAGGGGGCCGCGCGGCTCACCGAACTCGAGAGTGACGACGACCGGCTGGAGGAGCTGACGGCCGAGCGGGACGCGCTCCGGGGCGAACTGGCGGGACTTGCGCAGGCGTTGACCGACGCCCGTCAGGAGGCGGCTTCGCGGTTCGCGGCGGCCGTCACTGAAGAGCTCGCCTCCCTCGCGATGCCGCACGCGCGCGTGACGATCGACATCACCGCCACGGAGGTGCCCGAGGGCGCGGACGGTGTGCCGGTCGACGGACGTCTCGTCGCGTACGGCCCGACGGGCGTCGACGAGGTGGAACTCCTCCTGGCCCCGCATCCGGGCGCGCCGCCACGGCCGATCGCCAAGGGGGCGTCCGGCGGTGAGCTGTCGCGCGTGATGCTGGCCGTCGAGGTCGTCTTCGCGGGCACGGATCCCGTTCCCACGTACCTCTTCGACGAGGTCGACGCGGGCGTCGGCGGCAAGGCCGCGGTCGAGATCGGGCGGCGCCTCGCCCGGCTCGCCAAGTCGGCGCAGGTCGTGGTCGTCACGCATCTGCCGCAGGTGGCGGCGTTCGCCGATCGGCAGCTGCTGGTCGAGAAGACGAACGACGGGAGCGTCACCCGCTCCGGGGTCCTGGTCCTGGAGGGCGAGGACCGGGTGCGGGAGCTGTCCCGGATGCTGGCGGGGCAGGAGGACTCGGAGACCGCGCGGGCCCATGCGGAGGAGTTGCTGGCCACGGCTCGGGGGGACGGTTAG
- a CDS encoding glycosyltransferase family 4 protein: protein MSHVSSHSPHGQTPLHTVQVLGGGSAGSSAHVRSLAAGLAARGVRVTVCAPSDAASAYDLTGTGARHVHVPRRSDPASVASLRVACTDADLVHAHGLHAALRAALALTGRRIPLVVTWHTRAHAEGARAHVLRALERRVAKAAAVVLGTSSDLVDRARRRGARDARLAPVTLPTPRAAARDDEEPDGLRHKARAELGAVDRPLIVAVGTLERHRGFDVLLDASRAWRHLDPLPLLVIAGEGPERAELKRRIEGEGLPARLVGRRDDVPELLAAADLVVLPSSWESRSVLAQEALHARVPLVATAVGGVPELVGDAAELVPYGDAAALATAVARLLADPEHQERLKDKGTAQAATWPTEDETVTQVLSVYDELTQPRAM from the coding sequence GTGAGCCACGTGAGCAGCCACTCACCGCACGGCCAGACGCCGCTGCACACCGTGCAAGTGCTGGGCGGCGGAAGCGCGGGCAGCAGCGCCCACGTCAGGTCGCTCGCCGCGGGCCTCGCCGCGCGGGGCGTGCGGGTCACGGTGTGCGCCCCTTCCGATGCGGCCTCCGCGTACGACCTGACGGGCACCGGCGCCCGGCACGTCCACGTGCCCCGCCGCAGCGACCCGGCATCCGTCGCCTCCCTCCGTGTGGCCTGCACCGACGCCGACCTCGTGCACGCACACGGACTGCACGCCGCTCTGCGCGCCGCGCTCGCGCTCACCGGCCGCCGTATCCCGCTCGTCGTCACCTGGCACACCCGCGCACATGCGGAAGGCGCGCGCGCCCACGTCCTTCGCGCCCTGGAGCGGCGCGTCGCCAAGGCCGCGGCCGTGGTCCTCGGCACCTCGTCCGACCTCGTCGACCGCGCCCGCCGCAGGGGCGCGCGGGACGCCCGGCTCGCCCCCGTCACGCTCCCCACGCCGCGCGCGGCCGCCCGTGACGACGAGGAGCCGGACGGTCTGCGCCACAAGGCACGCGCCGAACTCGGCGCCGTGGACCGGCCGTTGATCGTGGCGGTCGGCACGCTGGAACGCCACCGCGGCTTCGACGTGCTGCTCGACGCCTCGCGCGCGTGGCGCCACCTCGACCCGCTGCCGCTGCTCGTCATCGCCGGTGAAGGGCCTGAGCGGGCGGAGCTGAAGCGCCGTATCGAGGGCGAGGGTCTTCCGGCCCGGCTCGTGGGGCGGCGTGACGACGTGCCCGAGCTGCTCGCGGCCGCCGATCTCGTGGTGCTGCCCAGCAGCTGGGAGTCCCGTTCCGTGCTGGCCCAGGAAGCCCTGCACGCGCGCGTGCCGCTGGTCGCGACCGCGGTGGGCGGTGTGCCCGAACTCGTCGGCGACGCAGCCGAACTCGTCCCCTACGGCGACGCCGCGGCCCTCGCCACGGCCGTCGCGCGCCTCCTCGCGGACCCCGAGCACCAGGAGCGGCTCAAGGACAAGGGCACCGCCCAGGCGGCGACCTGGCCGACCGAGGACGAGACGGTCACCCAAGTCCTCAGTGTCTACGACGAGTTGACGCAGCCGCGGGCCATGTAG
- a CDS encoding PucR family transcriptional regulator: MESQGTQGTQGGITVQRALELPGLRGGLPEVVAGAERLQRTVRWVHAGEVPNIASLLKGGELLLTTGLGLGARPAEQRAFVRKLAERGIAALVVELGPRFARLPAAIVETARAAGLPLVQLHREVPFVTVTEEVHTEIVNGHYALLQRAEEVHRRCTEALLGGGGVPQVLGVLADFSGNPVFLETADGQLLYAAGAGTECADPLQVWEGLRGRTVDRDGPPAGAVLVDVPGGGPGTGSVRARLVLLAVESVLLPVHRIAAERAAGSLAVVLMQARQEEELAARGRGDFLTDLAEGRITADDAPAQARVLGFKPGESPLLPVVMRLADGLPPGGGWAVLARAVAEELAAVGVPVLLGVRPVEGRVPLLLGLRTESERTAVADRVAAALRAGVERAGMQRAGAQPPVVVVGVAGGWAAASAGLRHAAETATAAQGLSDRPWYDARRLDIDLLLWRLHNYDDSALAAFVDRAIGPLRTHDRRSKPPLLPTLQTYLAHAGRKAETARELHLNRQTLYNRLARISELLGTDLDDPQTVLALSLALRARRHVT, from the coding sequence ATGGAAAGTCAGGGCACGCAGGGCACTCAGGGCGGAATCACCGTGCAGCGGGCCCTGGAGCTTCCGGGTCTGCGCGGCGGACTGCCGGAAGTGGTCGCGGGAGCGGAACGGCTGCAGCGCACCGTGCGGTGGGTGCACGCCGGCGAGGTGCCGAACATCGCCTCGCTGCTCAAGGGCGGCGAGCTGCTCCTGACCACCGGCCTGGGCCTTGGCGCACGCCCCGCCGAGCAGCGCGCCTTCGTGCGCAAGCTCGCCGAGCGGGGCATCGCGGCGCTCGTCGTCGAGCTGGGCCCGCGCTTCGCCCGGCTGCCCGCGGCGATCGTGGAGACGGCGCGCGCGGCCGGCCTCCCCCTGGTGCAGCTGCACCGCGAGGTGCCCTTCGTGACGGTCACCGAAGAGGTGCACACGGAGATCGTCAACGGTCACTACGCGCTGCTCCAGCGGGCCGAGGAGGTCCACCGGCGCTGCACGGAAGCGCTGCTCGGCGGCGGCGGTGTGCCACAGGTCCTCGGCGTCCTCGCGGACTTCAGCGGCAATCCGGTGTTCCTGGAGACAGCGGACGGGCAACTTCTGTACGCCGCCGGGGCGGGCACGGAGTGTGCCGATCCGCTCCAGGTGTGGGAGGGCCTGCGGGGCCGCACCGTCGACCGGGACGGACCGCCCGCGGGCGCGGTGCTCGTCGACGTGCCGGGCGGTGGACCCGGCACCGGCTCGGTGCGGGCCCGGCTCGTACTGCTCGCCGTGGAGTCCGTGCTGCTCCCGGTTCACCGGATCGCGGCGGAGCGGGCGGCGGGCTCGCTCGCGGTGGTCCTGATGCAGGCCAGACAGGAGGAGGAGCTCGCGGCACGCGGCCGCGGCGACTTCCTGACCGACCTCGCGGAGGGGCGCATCACGGCCGACGACGCGCCCGCCCAGGCGCGCGTGCTCGGCTTCAAGCCCGGCGAGAGCCCGCTGCTCCCGGTCGTGATGCGGCTCGCGGACGGGCTGCCGCCGGGCGGCGGCTGGGCCGTCCTCGCGCGTGCGGTCGCGGAGGAGCTGGCGGCGGTGGGCGTGCCGGTGCTGCTCGGCGTACGCCCGGTCGAGGGCCGCGTGCCGCTGCTCCTGGGGCTCCGTACGGAGTCCGAGCGCACCGCGGTGGCCGACCGGGTCGCGGCGGCGCTGCGGGCCGGCGTCGAGCGGGCGGGGATGCAGCGGGCGGGGGCGCAGCCACCGGTCGTGGTGGTCGGGGTCGCGGGCGGCTGGGCGGCGGCGTCGGCGGGACTGCGGCACGCGGCGGAGACGGCGACGGCGGCCCAGGGCCTTTCGGACCGCCCCTGGTACGACGCGCGCCGCCTGGACATCGACCTCCTCCTGTGGCGCCTGCACAACTACGACGACTCGGCCCTTGCAGCCTTCGTGGACCGCGCGATCGGCCCCCTGCGCACCCACGACCGGCGCTCGAAGCCACCACTGCTGCCCACCCTGCAGACGTACCTGGCGCACGCCGGGCGCAAGGCGGAGACGGCCCGCGAACTGCACCTGAACCGGCAGACGCTGTACAACCGTCTCGCCAGGATCAGTGAACTCCTCGGCACGGACCTGGACGACCCGCAGACGGTGCTCGCGCTGAGCCTGGCGCTGCGGGCGCGGCGGCATGTGACGTAG
- a CDS encoding APC family permease has product MPEQPSTPEVHRLKANSVGLVGVVFMAVATAAPITAMTGNLPIAVGAGNGTGAPAGYLFATLVLTVFSVGYVAMAKRITAAGAFYGYISHGLGRIAGMASGMLAVLAYVVFEASIVGVFAYFAKTTVHDQLGADLPWILYAAAMLAVTAVLSYFDINLTAKALGVMLIAEIAVLFAVATAVLIHGGGPDGIPVEPINPKNAFTGTSAGLGLFFAFWSWVGFESTAMYGEESRNPKKVIPRATLISVVGVGLFYIYVSWMTIAGNGLSGSVKVSQSTSPLDLFFDPAHSFIGAWAVDTFQWLLITGSFACGMAFHQCASRYLYAVGREGFLHRGLGRTHPTHGSPYIASYVQSAIAVALVAAFWLTGQDPYIHLYTLLAILGTMAILIVQTLCSFAVIGYFRRNHPEDRHWFKTFLAPLLGGIGMIAVVVLLVINMDTAAGSAADSLFFKAIPWIVGLVFFGGLGLGLYLRAKQPARYEIIGRIVLEDAAERTEDTEPTTPATV; this is encoded by the coding sequence ATGCCAGAGCAACCCAGCACACCCGAGGTCCACCGCCTCAAGGCGAACTCCGTCGGTCTCGTCGGCGTCGTCTTCATGGCCGTCGCCACCGCGGCGCCCATCACGGCCATGACCGGAAACCTGCCCATCGCCGTCGGCGCGGGCAACGGCACCGGCGCGCCCGCGGGCTATCTCTTCGCGACCCTCGTCCTGACGGTGTTCTCCGTCGGATACGTCGCCATGGCCAAGCGGATCACCGCGGCCGGCGCCTTCTACGGCTATATCTCGCACGGCCTCGGCCGGATCGCGGGCATGGCGTCCGGGATGCTCGCCGTCCTCGCGTACGTCGTCTTCGAGGCGTCGATCGTCGGCGTCTTCGCCTACTTCGCCAAGACCACCGTCCATGATCAGCTCGGCGCCGATCTGCCGTGGATCCTGTACGCGGCCGCGATGCTCGCCGTCACCGCCGTCCTGTCGTACTTCGACATCAACCTCACCGCGAAGGCGCTCGGCGTGATGCTGATCGCCGAGATCGCCGTCCTCTTCGCCGTCGCCACCGCCGTACTGATCCACGGCGGCGGCCCCGACGGCATCCCCGTAGAGCCGATCAACCCGAAGAACGCCTTCACCGGCACATCCGCAGGCCTCGGCCTCTTCTTCGCCTTCTGGTCCTGGGTCGGCTTCGAGTCCACCGCCATGTACGGAGAGGAGTCCCGCAACCCCAAGAAGGTCATCCCGCGCGCCACGCTCATCTCGGTCGTCGGCGTCGGGCTCTTCTACATCTACGTCTCCTGGATGACGATCGCGGGCAACGGCCTGAGCGGTTCGGTGAAGGTCTCGCAGTCCACCAGCCCGCTCGACCTGTTCTTCGACCCGGCGCACTCCTTCATCGGCGCCTGGGCCGTCGACACCTTCCAATGGCTCCTGATCACCGGCTCGTTCGCCTGCGGCATGGCCTTCCACCAGTGCGCTTCGCGGTATCTGTACGCGGTCGGGCGCGAGGGGTTCCTGCACCGCGGCCTCGGCCGTACGCACCCCACGCACGGCTCCCCGTACATCGCCTCCTACGTCCAGTCGGCGATCGCCGTCGCCCTGGTCGCCGCCTTCTGGCTCACCGGACAGGACCCGTACATCCACCTCTACACCCTGCTCGCGATCCTCGGCACGATGGCGATCCTCATCGTGCAGACCCTCTGCTCCTTCGCCGTCATCGGCTATTTCCGCAGGAACCACCCCGAGGACCGGCACTGGTTCAAGACCTTCCTGGCCCCGTTGCTCGGCGGCATCGGCATGATCGCCGTGGTTGTCCTGCTTGTGATCAACATGGACACCGCGGCGGGCTCGGCCGCCGACTCCCTCTTCTTCAAGGCCATCCCGTGGATCGTCGGCCTCGTCTTCTTCGGGGGCCTGGGGCTCGGCCTGTATCTGCGGGCGAAGCAGCCCGCCCGCTACGAGATCATCGGCCGGATCGTCCTGGAGGACGCGGCCGAACGCACCGAAGACACCGAGCCCACGACGCCCGCCACCGTCTGA
- a CDS encoding NAD(P)/FAD-dependent oxidoreductase gives MSRTNPMHALKRLAAEHGEAQRLGVPVAELRGAAARPGRRTVLKGAAGLAVGAAALSAAPRATAAPTGKGAPRTAVVGAGISGLTAALTLHDAGLNCTLYEASPDRVGGRMYTQRGHWAYGQTSEIGGELIDTSHKKILELCRRFDLPVEDFLGGGPNGAEEILWFNGAYYPRAQADEDFKAVYQLLRRDLSEAGEVFWNQTTPTGTALDNMSIYEWIESRVPGGHGSPLGRWFDVAYNVEYGADTTDQSALALVLLMGYQTNPGHFNIWGLSNERYHITGGNDRLPHAIADFLPAGTLRPGCALTAVRANADGTQTLTYTEAGAVRTATADHTILCLPLPVLQQLDLTKAGLDTRMTNLLRDARMGHCTKLNMQFSSRPWRGTGAWPGVSAGDCFTDADFQQTWDTTKIQPGSGGILIQYGGGTLAKSLSPAGPFSTETDPYVRDLSTRHLGQIDQVFPGTKAAWTGKAQLSAWHKNPYALGAYSYWPVGYLHRYAGYEGTPQGNLHIGGEHCSYDFQGFMEGGATEGERAAREVIGKLT, from the coding sequence GTGTCCCGTACGAACCCGATGCACGCCTTGAAACGCCTGGCCGCGGAGCACGGCGAGGCCCAGCGCCTCGGAGTACCCGTCGCCGAACTCCGGGGCGCCGCCGCACGGCCCGGCCGAAGAACCGTCCTCAAAGGCGCCGCGGGCCTCGCCGTCGGGGCCGCCGCTCTGTCGGCCGCTCCCCGCGCCACGGCCGCCCCGACCGGCAAGGGCGCACCCCGCACAGCCGTCGTGGGAGCCGGGATCTCGGGCCTCACCGCGGCCCTCACCCTCCACGACGCGGGCCTGAACTGCACGCTCTACGAAGCCAGTCCGGACCGGGTCGGCGGCCGCATGTACACCCAGCGCGGCCACTGGGCGTACGGCCAGACCTCCGAGATCGGCGGCGAGCTGATCGACACCAGCCACAAGAAGATCCTGGAGCTCTGCCGCCGCTTCGATCTCCCCGTCGAGGACTTCCTCGGCGGCGGCCCGAACGGGGCGGAGGAGATCCTCTGGTTCAACGGCGCCTACTACCCGCGCGCCCAGGCCGACGAGGACTTCAAGGCGGTCTACCAACTCCTGCGCCGCGACCTGTCGGAGGCGGGCGAGGTCTTCTGGAACCAGACCACCCCGACCGGCACTGCCCTCGACAACATGTCGATCTATGAGTGGATCGAATCGCGTGTGCCGGGCGGGCACGGCTCCCCGCTCGGCCGCTGGTTCGACGTCGCCTACAACGTCGAGTACGGCGCCGACACCACCGACCAGTCCGCGCTCGCCCTCGTCCTGCTGATGGGCTACCAGACCAATCCGGGGCACTTCAACATCTGGGGCCTGTCCAACGAGCGCTACCACATCACCGGCGGCAACGACCGACTCCCGCACGCCATCGCCGACTTCCTGCCCGCCGGGACCCTGCGCCCCGGCTGCGCCCTGACCGCCGTACGCGCCAACGCCGACGGCACCCAGACCCTCACGTACACCGAGGCGGGCGCCGTCCGCACCGCCACCGCCGACCACACGATCCTGTGCCTCCCGCTGCCGGTGCTCCAACAACTCGACCTGACCAAGGCCGGGTTGGACACCCGCATGACGAATCTGCTGCGGGACGCGCGGATGGGCCACTGCACCAAGCTCAACATGCAGTTCTCAAGCCGCCCCTGGCGCGGCACCGGCGCCTGGCCCGGCGTCAGCGCGGGCGACTGCTTCACCGACGCCGACTTCCAGCAGACCTGGGACACCACCAAGATCCAGCCGGGCAGCGGCGGCATCCTCATCCAGTACGGCGGCGGCACCCTCGCCAAGTCCCTGTCACCGGCAGGCCCGTTCAGCACCGAGACGGACCCCTACGTACGCGACCTGTCCACCCGCCACCTCGGCCAGATCGACCAGGTCTTCCCGGGCACCAAGGCAGCCTGGACCGGCAAGGCCCAGCTCTCCGCCTGGCACAAGAACCCCTACGCGCTCGGCGCCTACTCGTACTGGCCCGTCGGCTATCTGCACCGCTACGCCGGCTACGAAGGCACCCCGCAGGGCAACCTCCACATCGGCGGCGAGCACTGCAGCTACGACTTCCAGGGCTTCATGGAGGGCGGCGCGACCGAAGGGGAGCGCGCCGCCCGGGAGGTGATCGGGAAGCTCACCTAG